The window GGCTGAAGGCAGGACAGCAACCGTCACGGGTGCGCGGTCTCCGACGGGTCCGGGTGACCGAGGCGGTCGCGCAGTTCGGCCAGCAGGCCGAGCGCGGCGTCCGCGATCACGGTGCCCGGCAGGAACACGGCCGAGGCGCCGAGTTCCGCGAGCGGCTCGACGTCCGCGGGCGGGATCACGCCGCCGACCACGATCATGATGTCGTCCCGCCCGAGCGCGGCCAGCTCGTCGCGCAGCGCCGGGACCAGCGTCATGTGCCCGGCCGCGAGCGTGCTCACCCCGACGATGTGGACGTCGGCCTCCACGGCCTGGCGTGCCACCTCGGCCGGGGTCTGGAACAGCGGACCCACGTCGACGTCGAAGCCGAGGTCGGCGAACGCGGAGGAAATCACTTTCTGACCGCGGTCGTGCCCGTCCTGCCCCATCTTCGCGACGAGGATGCGCGGCTGGCGGCCCTCGGCGCGCTCGAAGTCGGCGGTGGCCGAACGAGCCGCGGCCACGTTCCCCGCCGCCCCTGCCTCGTCCCGGTACACGCCGGAGATCGTACGGATCTGCCCCGCGTGCCGCCCGTACACCTTCTCCAGTGCGTCGGAGATCTCGCCGACCGTGGCCTTGTGGCGGGCGGCGTCCACGGCGAGGGCGAGCAGGTTCTCGTCCAGACCGGGGCCGCGATGCCCGTTGATCGCGGCGTCCGCCGCCTTGGTGAGCGCGGCCAGCGCGTCCTCGACCGCCCGCGGGTCACGCTCCGCCCGAAGCTTCTCGAGCTTGAGAATCTGTTCCCGCCGCACCTCGGCGTTGTCGACCCGGAGCACCTCGATCGGCTCGTCGGCGTCCGGCCGGTAGCGGTTGACGCCGATCACCGGCTGGCGGCCGGAGTCGATGCGGGCCTGGGTGCGGGCCGCCGCCTCCTCGATCCGCAGCTTCGGGATGCCCTCGTTGATCGCGCGCGCCATGCCACCCGCGGCCTCGACCTCCTGGATGTGCCCCCATGCCCGCTGGGCCAGGTCAAACGTCAACCGCTCGACGTAGGAAGACCCACCCCACGGGTCGATCACCCGCGTGGTGCCGGACTCGTGCTGCAGCACCAGCTGGGTGTTGCGGGCGATCCGCGCGGAGAAGTCGGTCGGCAGCGCGAGCGCCTCGTCCAGCGCGTTCGTGTGCAGCGACTGCGTGTGGCCCTGCGTCGACGCCATCGCCTCGATGCACGTCCGCACGACGTTGTTGAAGACGTCCTGCGCGGTGAGCGACCAGCCGGACGTCTGCGAATGGGTCCGGAGCGAGAGCGACTTCGGGTTCGTCGCGCCGGCGTCGCGGGTGAGGCGCGCCCAGAGCAGGCGGGCGGCGCGCATCTTCGCGATCTCCATGAAGAAGTTCATGCCGATCGCCCAGAAGAAGCTCAGGCGCGGAGCGAACTTGTCCACCTCCAGGCCCGCGTCCCGACCGGCCCGCAGGTACTCGACGCCGTCCGCGAGCGTGTAGGCCAGCTCCAGGTCGGCGGTCGCTCCGGCCTCCTGGATGTGGTAGCCGGAGATCGAGATCGAGTTGAAGCGCGGCATCCGCTGGGACGTGTACGCGAAGATGTCCGAGATGATCCGCATCGACGGCTGCGGCGGATAGATGTACGTGTTGCGGACCATGAACTCTTTGAGGATGTCGTTCTGGATGGTCCCGGCCAGCTGCTCCGGGGCGACACCCTGCTCCTCCGCGGCGACGATGTAGAGCGCGAGCACCGGGAGCACGGCGCCGTTCATCGTCATCGACACGCTCATCTTGTCCAGCGGAATGCCGTCGAAGAGCTGGCGCATGTCGTAGATCGAGTCGATCGCGACCCCCGCCATGCCGACGTCACCGGCCACCCGCGGGT is drawn from Cryptosporangium aurantiacum and contains these coding sequences:
- the scpA gene encoding methylmalonyl-CoA mutase, with translation MTIPDFSNVELGAPRSAPGEKTAASVWDTPEGIPVKPLYTAEDLDGLDFLDTYPGIAPYLRGPYPTMYATQPWTIRQYAGFSTAAASNAFYRRNLAAGQKGLSVAFDLATHRGYDSDHPRVAGDVGMAGVAIDSIYDMRQLFDGIPLDKMSVSMTMNGAVLPVLALYIVAAEEQGVAPEQLAGTIQNDILKEFMVRNTYIYPPQPSMRIISDIFAYTSQRMPRFNSISISGYHIQEAGATADLELAYTLADGVEYLRAGRDAGLEVDKFAPRLSFFWAIGMNFFMEIAKMRAARLLWARLTRDAGATNPKSLSLRTHSQTSGWSLTAQDVFNNVVRTCIEAMASTQGHTQSLHTNALDEALALPTDFSARIARNTQLVLQHESGTTRVIDPWGGSSYVERLTFDLAQRAWGHIQEVEAAGGMARAINEGIPKLRIEEAAARTQARIDSGRQPVIGVNRYRPDADEPIEVLRVDNAEVRREQILKLEKLRAERDPRAVEDALAALTKAADAAINGHRGPGLDENLLALAVDAARHKATVGEISDALEKVYGRHAGQIRTISGVYRDEAGAAGNVAAARSATADFERAEGRQPRILVAKMGQDGHDRGQKVISSAFADLGFDVDVGPLFQTPAEVARQAVEADVHIVGVSTLAAGHMTLVPALRDELAALGRDDIMIVVGGVIPPADVEPLAELGASAVFLPGTVIADAALGLLAELRDRLGHPDPSETAHP